The following coding sequences are from one Acidobacteriota bacterium window:
- a CDS encoding NADH-quinone oxidoreductase subunit B yields the protein MGWVEGRFEENFLVTTLEQGIAWARESSMWPMTFGLA from the coding sequence ATGGGTTGGGTTGAAGGACGCTTCGAAGAAAACTTCCTCGTCACCACGCTCGAGCAAGGCATCGCCTGGGCGCGCGAATCGAGCATGTGGCCGATGACGTTCGGCCTGGCCTG